The following proteins come from a genomic window of Manduca sexta isolate Smith_Timp_Sample1 chromosome 6, JHU_Msex_v1.0, whole genome shotgun sequence:
- the LOC115451601 gene encoding LOW QUALITY PROTEIN: plasminogen activator inhibitor 2, macrophage (The sequence of the model RefSeq protein was modified relative to this genomic sequence to represent the inferred CDS: deleted 3 bases in 3 codons; substituted 2 bases at 2 genomic stop codons): MRQLVLVLVLAVGLSSARWVRQGKSEQPKETSFIGEATSELSTAIFQGYIDDSNNIAFSPLGYSAILAILAEGAKGETREQLVTALHLPEDRELTRRTYRYIMERLKNTHEYKYNQPELKELFLTFYKNYTIFDDYKRFXRAVISPRCXSVERYNPEHEIHVDEDEDDKEEFTIHIPEKNPDDKIDDYPPELTPPKESDEKLISYVNEDIPKQVDVTHIDYKPAKNIKEKIKLVKTFEKHEDSADEEETMLAVEARNHAKSLKYLNNKHDISSSLSVNSVGKKSGTRSVSTSLMLIFNGMYFRGSWKKPFELVEPGLFYKSSSEKKQVSMMKTIGKFETSYISALDSEAVRLPYDGGRYALLLVVPRSRDGLTRLIADLPAVTLADIKDSMREEEIQLSIPSFYVETTTKPIAALAKFGVSSIFTRDADLSGMSSDDGLFVQELVQHVSVRVDNAESSASELSVANPAIEMSKNMPISEVKQPRRFSADHPFIFFIMDTLDNLVVVAGKVTDPEQPAPFDF, translated from the exons TGCTGGTACTGGCCGTTGGCCTGAGCAGCGCACGATGGGTCCGACAAGGAAAGTCCGAACAGCCAAAAGAAACCAGCTTCATTGGAGAAGCAACGAGCGAGCTTTCTACAGCTATATTCCAG GGCTACATCGATGACAGTAACAACATTGCATTCTCGCCACTCGGATACTCAGCAATTCTCGCCATCTTGGCTGAAGGTGCTAAAGGAGAGACAAGGGAACAGCTCGTCACTGCTTTGCACCTTCCTGAAGACCGCGAGCTCACCAGACGAACCTACCGCTACATCATGGAAAGACTTAAAAACACACatgaatataaatacaatcagCCGGAGCTTAAAGAACTTTTTctcacattttac aaaaactatACCATATTTGATGACTATAAAAGGTTTTAGAGAGCTGTTATCTCACCTCGATGTTAGTCCGTCGAGAGATACAATCCGGAACATGAAATACATGTTGATGAAGACGAAGATGATAAGGAAGAATTCACGATTCACATCCCGGAAAAGAATCCTGATGACAAAATT GATGACTATCCCCCGGAACTAACACCACCCAAGGAGTCTGATGAGAAACTGATTTCGTACGTCAACGAAGACATTCCTAAACAAGTTGATGTTACTCACATTGATTACAAACCTGCTAAGAATATTAAAGAGAAGATCAAGTTAGTAAAAACGTTTGAAAAACACGAGGATTCTGCGGATGAAGAAGAGACTATGTTAGCTGTTGAGGCTAGAAATCACGCCAAGAGTTTGAAATACTTGAACAACAAACATGATATCTCCTCCAGTCTTTCTGTTAACAGCGTTGGAAAGAAATCTGGCACAC GTTCAGTGTCAACTTCCCTCATGTTAATTTTCAACGGCATGTACTTCCGCGGCTCTTGGAAGAAACCCTTCGAACTCGTCGAGCCTGGCTTGTTCTACAAGTCCAGCTCGGAGAAGAAACAAGTATCCATGATGAAGACTATCGGCAAATTT GAGACCTCTTACATATCCGCTCTTGATAGTGAAGCAGTTCGTCTTCCTTATGAT GGTGGTCGTTACGCACTGCTCCTGGTAGTGCCAAGGTCCAGGGACGGACTCACACGCCTTATCGCTGACTTGCCTGCTGTCACCCTGGCAGACATCAAAGACAGCATGCGTGAGGAGGAAATTCAATTGTCAATACCTTCGTTCTACGTCGAAACTACTACTAAGCCGATTGCTGCGTTGGCTaag TTCGGAGTGAGCAGTATCTTTACCCGTGACGCGGACCTCTCCGGCATGTCTTCAGACGACGGCCTGTTCGTGCAAGAGCTGGTGCAACATGTCTCAGTACGAGTTGATAACGCTGAATCTTCGGCATCTGAGCTCAGtg TTGCAAACCCTGCCATCGAGATGTCAAAGAACATGCCAATATCTGAAGTGAAGCAACCACGTCGCTTCAGTGCTGACCATCCGTTCATCTTCTTCATCATGGACACCCTGGACAACCTCGTAGTAGTCGCCGGCAAGGTCACCGACCCTGAACAACCAGCTCCTTTCGACTTCTAA